The window GGATCTCATATTAATACTTATATTTtaacattacaaaattatattatattttcctACCAAAGGtactattatattataattgtgagttcttttatctaaaaaagttattttttaaataaaatttatatctaaTACAAATacataaaatgatatgaaaagaaatatttgagGCTCCTTTAAGTTTTAACATAATAATATCatcattatagtttttaatattcattttattttaaagaattcatttttattatatgtgAATGTATACGTGAGCAAATTATTAAGGATATAttagtatttatatttaatattgaaaaattaaaatagcttCTCATCATGTGAGACCTATCTAAAGGAATTCTTTGTTCAAATGAAATCTATATGTAACACAAATACATAGGGTATATAATgtgaataattttgtttttgtcaggGCTCCATTGACTTTTAGCATGATTATATtagtattatattattttcaaattttttttctttgagttttgaagagctttttcaatatatatgagaaaaatattaaagataaagacacaaataaaaatattgtcatatctattaattaatatttttctaaattcttatgtaattttgttatttttggattataattttatgtgaggtgagcaaaaattaaaatacaattatgaatagaaattttattaattatttgatttaaaggaatcttcttttaatattagtagcaattggagaagaaaaaaaaaagaataacaaaaattatgagTTCTTTTGTTTAAAGGATCTAGAGATAACACAAAACAATAACTaagaacataatatataaaaaactaaggtccgatttcataattttataaattttgatgtaattttattagtttttatattttaactatgGATTTTTGTAGACATATTTATAAGCAATTTTAAGGTTTTGAACATTAAAATAAAGTACAAATAAGGTGCATAGGTTAAGAGTGaatttatacatttattttaaattatttaaattttaaatgatgtaTAAATAGGAaggcatttatatataatagaatTAACCTATTTGGTAGTAATGatattaacattttaatttctttcttaattagaCATAGAGTTTAATTTACATATCAGTattgatataaattttgtattatcatgtataaaaaataaataaatattacctTCTTTTCTTATCAGCCAAATGTAAAATAAGTCTCATATATATTAGGAGTTGGCAGCTCACAATGTGTGGATTCGTAGTACGTGCATGTTTTTGCATTGAAGTTCTTCGAGCATGATATGATCATTTGCGGCATAGCCTGGAGAATTTCAACCCAAACCGAAGGGAAGCGTGTTAGTGAGCTGAGTTTTGGGCCTTCTGTCGCACATGAGCAAGATCAGGATTGAGAGTTCCACACGTTCTTACATTACGTGGCACAGAGGCTGAGTTCGAACGATCTTGCCCCAACAGTCAAGGTGGCGACTTCCTAGAATCTAGACGGTGATCACAGATAAAGTAGTGACTGAGGATCTAAGGAAAGAGGTCTCGAAATGAAATGATGCTCTCTTCGGCAGAAATCAAAGGCCTGAGAAGTGATTTATTCCACTTGCATCTAAGCAGTTGGTATATCGACAGGAAAAGGGACCAGCTATTGCTTGACATAAGCTCAACTATTCCCAAATATCTAAATCCTTGTGTCCTGCAGCCACCAGCAGTCTGTAATAATTTCCTCGATGAATGGCCTACTTGTGTATCCACTTTGGGTGGCCTTCGATTGTGGGCATGCCCCACTACACCTCACCATTACCAAAACTATCAATTACAAGAAGATTCTACTTTCCAGAGAACTTCCCTCATCAAGGCTTGGATTTCAATGGCTGTCCATGCGCCAACATAATTATTCTGTACTACGCAGAGGCCACTTACCAGGTGAGGTTCATAATGTACTTGGTTTGCTCTTGCCCATTCACTTTTGAATAGAAGATGAGCGGAGTGGATCATCACGTCATTCTTTATTTGATATCAAGGACATGATAGTGTTCTGCTTGTATTCTGTAGTGGTACGGGAATCTAATAGAGCATTCTTGgtgaatttatttaaaaggaGAAAAGTTGGCTGGGCCATTCTTCCATCACCCACAGAAACCACCACCAGTTTGGTCCCTAGAAAACCCCCGCATGCAGAAATTATCTCCTTGCCTTTCTTTGGAATCTTCATAAAGCAACTCTGGTGAGTTAAAATACGAGATGCCTTCTTCTTTGAACTTTTGGAAGAACAGAAATGCTGATCAAACCCTTTTTGACCATCTAGACTTGATAGATCATAGATGCTTGTTTCCCTTGCATGTGATTTTAAACAAATGGAATCTGCAATCTTGACTCCCGAGTCTAATATTCTTTGTGGATGTAACAAGGAATATTGATGACGTTTCTTTGAATTCCCTTTGcagttttgaaaagaaaataaggcACATTACATACTTTCTCCTGTTCGTTGTCCTAGAAACCTCTCAGCTTGAATATTAATCAATGAACACTTCAGTTCATCAAATACTAACCAACTGGAGAACGATTTGAGCCGAGATTCCTATGATTTTGGCCAAAGATTTTACAGTATCATCTTACGGGGAAGGATTACAACCTTTGTTCTATGTAGAACAATGTTGTCACAGATCCAGAAACCAACTGCATCTGTCTCAGGCATGTTTTATGCGCAGAGTTAATTGGCAAGAAATGATATGCAGCAGCTTCATTTGTTCTCATGACACGCTCATTAGAGTTTAACACAAGtgtatctaataatttcaattttgttctgaCTGATGTTTCTTGTATAAAAAGTAACGGGCCAACAATATTTATAAGTTCTTCCAAAAGAAACGAGATATAGCATTTCTGtaaattttctctctttatcatctaaaatttcaatgaaaGAATTCGTAAATATTGCGGAACATCTATAAGCAGGGTAGACAATGAAAAGTTTGGACTTTAATCACTATAAAACAGACACTGATATGGACACAGGCACTGACACTTCGCTGACAAAACTTGGATCCCTATTTGCAGCTGAGTTTCCAGCGAATGCATATCCGGCACCTAATCCGCCAAACTGCAATGGATAATTCCCACACCTCTGAAACACTCTGGCAAGTGATGCTGCCTTCCTTCTTGCCCGCTTTGTGCCTGTGAACAGCAGACTCTGAAGCAAACCCGCCAATGCCGGTGCCTTGAGCACTTTCTCAGTTGCATCTGTCCCGCCACTCCGGCATAACTCAAGCAGTGCAGCAACagcattttcttttcctcttggTGTTCCACAACGCATCATTCCTATTAGCCCTGCCACGGCCATTTCCTCTTCCCCCACTGCTTTAGCCCCAATTGGTTGCCTCACAATCAAAGCCAATGCACCGGCTGCTTCCTCTGCAACCCCTTCCTTTCCCAAAGCCCCGACTAGTGCTGCAATTGCACCTGCTTCTATCATTCTCACACAATTTTCTGTATGAGTTGACAGATTAAATAAAGCTGTGACGGCGTCCTTCTTCCCACGTGGTGTCCCTTTTCTCAATAGGCCAGCTAAGGCTTCAACTGCCCCTTCCTCATCTGCTATTCTCTTCTTGTAGTCATGAACAGCTGACAGGCTAAACAATGCCGCTGCTGCATTTTCCCTTGCCTCTGTTGTGAGTCCAAACCTCAATACTTCAACAATCGAACCCAGACAACCTTTTTCATCCATAATTCggcttttattcttttcataaaTGGATAAATTAAGAATTGCTGTTACAGAATTCTCTTGTGCAACAGAGTTTGTAGAAGACAGCAGTTCACAAAGGTAGGGAATCGCACCAGCTTCTGCAATGAAAGCACGGTTTTCTCTTCCAGTTTTTGCTAACAAACGTATCCCACGAGCAGCCACAGTCTTTGCACCTTGCGAACCATTTGCCAGCTGATGAATTAGAAGCGTTGCTGTAGCTCTGTTGGCTTCAATTGCAGCTTTGGAAGGCATAGTCGCTGCAAAAGCCTCCACAGATGAATCTGTATTCTCTGGAGGGTCATAATGGATTCCATGAGCAGTACACCATTGCACGATCAGATTCCTCAAAGCCCGATTTGGAACAAGGCGAGTGTTCATGAGTATCTGCCCCGTCTTGGGGCAAGTACAGTGCCCTTCGTCCATCCACCTAGAGATTGAACTCCGATCATAAGTCTGCCCAGTTGAAATTATCACCGGATCTCGCATCAAATCCAACGATATCGGACAGAAAAAATCCTTGGGTATTGTAATAAAAGTTTCTGCAATCTCTTGAGCAATCAACCCTTTTCTCCGCCTCTTCTGATTCCCAATTTGCAACTCCACCTCGTTTTCCCCAAACCCGTAAAGCAAAAACCTACAATACCGAGCAATTGCGACAAACCCATTAAGCACTGAAGTTGTGGGCTCAATATCTCCCTCGTGACTAACAATTTGCTCCTCCAAGAACTCAATTTCTGTTATACAACTCTTGGCATCTTTAATCCCCAAACCCTCCACAAAAAACAACCTCAACTCCGCCAGACCAGGAATCCTTCCATTCTCAAACTCATCAAGAAACGAAAACAACCTGACTCTCAAAGCCTCCTCATCCTTATCAATCAATAACCTCGTTCTCCTTGATTGTGTTTGCATAAGATCAATCTGTTCCCTAACATCCTCACTCAGTTCAACATCATCCAATGGAAAAACATCCAAAAGGGTAGATATTTCCTGATTCAAATCATGAAAATGCCCTGAAATCGAATGGTTTTGAAGCAACAACCATAATTTGCTGGATCGCACACAATAATCAAGCAATATTTTTGAGCGGTACAGCAACAAATAAAGCTCTTTAAAACAAGCAAATGTGGGAGAAGATAAAGCAGAACCAACCCCAGAGTCCCTCAGATACTCcaataaaacaacaaagattTCAATTTTACGAATTAAAGAACGAGAATTCTTTCTTTGAAAGAAGAGTGACTTCCCTGAGAAAGAAGACACCAGCTCTGTTGACAATGATACAAGAGTCTGTACAAGTCCCACGTCGGTAAAATCAACCGGTGCCAGGAAAACCTCTAAAGACGGCGATCGTCGCCGCCTTAGAGAAGAAAATATAGCGGCAGTAGCCATAAAAAACTACCAACCTCTAAGGAAACTTTTTCAACAAGAATGGAAgatctttatttctttaatttgagagaaagaagagatttTGAAGTAGCACAAACCTTTGGTTTCTTTATCCTTATAAACAATCAAGATCTCTGCAACCACAAAATCTCCACAATTTCCTGGCTCATAAAACGAGAAGAAGAGCAAATTGAAAAATGGGTTTCAGTTGTTTATTATGGTTTGTTTGAATGTTGAAAgttaaaagagagaagaagatttGGTCTTTACAAAGAGGGCGGATTTTCAAGAGAAAGATTGATGATTCCGCGTTAAGATAGAGAGACATGGGAAAGAGGACTGAGCTACCTATGacgtttgtttcttttctttttttatttattttttgagaattaaagaaattcaatgCAGTTTTGGTGAAAAATGACTTGTATTGCTTTGACGGATAAGTGTCCCGGTTCCTGTGCTTCCCATTTATTTCCACCTCCTTCCACTACTACTATGACTggatacagagagagagagagagagagagagagagagagagagattatgaTGATACTAACAACTCATTGTATCTACAGTCTCTGTCACTCAAATGAACACCATTTTCAGCTTAATCTGCACTGTTAACTAATATACTATTAACAGTGAAGCATctgtagctttttttttcaattttcaaacttttcttcGGTGATTTTGGGTGTTTTGGGTTGTTGAAaggtttattttggttttttaaggtgattatcttatttatttttggtgaaAATGACCTGAAAATAGTATTACAAGTTAAAAActcttctcttgatttttcggCCACTGTAACGGTGgctggatttttattttttagcaccAGCAAACAATAGGTCGCTTGCATCTACTCTTATACCTATTTtactataatatatttttttgctcttCTAAAACAACAATGGCATAGGGGTAATTGAGTTATTTTACAAGTCTCATGAGTCCTTAAGACTGATTGGGAATGGATGTttctcttttgaatttttaagcACAATAAATAACTCTTGAAGTTTTTAAAGTTGACATATAACAgacttttttgtctttttaatttttaaaatataataaaacaataatagtCTTTTCACCTTATATTATGTTATTATCAAGTAGAGCtgccaatttaattttttcataaacattaaatattatttcaataaaaatagttgTTAACACGTATTATTGCGTGCGAGGCACGCAAGCAGCTCCTCTTAGCGACCAAAAATTCTCTTTCATTATATTGTTTGATTCTCCACCGTATCCTTTTCTTGTTGAGATGGCTTGTGTAGAAGTAGTGGTTTGGTTTCTTTAGCGtttttctctctactctctttttttctttgaatttcataTTGATACtctttgttattaatattttaattaactccttattcttttaattttaaaatttttttctcgaacctttttataaaaaatttatttatttttaatttcatcctttaatcctaatttttcaatatattttttttatttcacccttattctttttatttctaattttttccatggccttttgtaaaaaaaaaaattatttgttttcaaactcATCCTTCGATCTAAATTTatgctatattatttttttcaatttgattcttattatttttatttttttatcttttgttaaagttatttttatttttattttcaccattcaatcaaaaaaatatagttgccatctaatttattttttatttcaattttttatcctCATCCTTTGAATagctaatttttatataattaatttttttatcaatttcattctttaaagtTTGACTTGTTGGGGATTGAACTTCGTGGTTTTTCCATGTATAGCGTTCATGTTCTAGTAACCCAGATcataggtttgacaagttaacacatattaaaatcttttcttatttattcttatttatttcattttctaatttcatcattcgatattagctttgcatttttctttaatttcttttctattgggttatcccgatctcatgaccTGGACCTCGGGATGGCTCATCCTTTATTACCCAAGTCACATGTATATCATGCTAACTCAGATTGACTCGgaccaggtttttttttattattcaatttcatctttctatatttaattaactgaaaattaaactatatcatTTTCCcctgtcttttaattttagttttttttattgttgtttttttaaaaaaccaacttACTTAACCGATTAGGGCTATAATCAAagtcgtaattttttttttaaaaaaaatatgcttatttcacttgaacatattgtttttattaatgtgggaTCCATCTAGTTTTTTATGTAAGAGAAAGACCcacttttgtaaaaatattttttagtctctcttttattttttcttcaaggaAAGAAATGAGGCATACGTGACTCCTTTCATTATAAAGAAAGCAAACAAACACCATTCATgtctaagaaaaagaaaataaatagtagATTGAAGAAGAACAATAAGGCAGCACAGAAAAGGGAGGGAAGGGGGGGATTGAGGAGTTTTATCACTTTTGCTttgcctctctctttttttttttttttctttttttggtgacttgaaaataaaattaaagaaaaaggttgAAGCAGCATTACATAGGATTGTGGTTCGAGGGTTGACGAAATAAAGGCATGCAATTAAGGGTGGCCCACGCGAGTCCTTTTTGCGCGTGGAAGTTAATATAGTCCTTGAAAATCggcaattgttttattattttattttattttattttacctaCTTTTGACAATAAAATGTAGACAAGACAAGTTGACTCTAAAAgcgaaaaacacaaaaacaaagaaagcacACACGAACTCCGATGATGCtccaaaaagaaaggaaaggaaactttattttatttttaggcaACAACCTGT of the Populus nigra chromosome 7, ddPopNigr1.1, whole genome shotgun sequence genome contains:
- the LOC133699628 gene encoding U-box domain-containing protein 17-like; the protein is MATAAIFSSLRRRRSPSLEVFLAPVDFTDVGLVQTLVSLSTELVSSFSGKSLFFQRKNSRSLIRKIEIFVVLLEYLRDSGVGSALSSPTFACFKELYLLLYRSKILLDYCVRSSKLWLLLQNHSISGHFHDLNQEISTLLDVFPLDDVELSEDVREQIDLMQTQSRRTRLLIDKDEEALRVRLFSFLDEFENGRIPGLAELRLFFVEGLGIKDAKSCITEIEFLEEQIVSHEGDIEPTTSVLNGFVAIARYCRFLLYGFGENEVELQIGNQKRRRKGLIAQEIAETFITIPKDFFCPISLDLMRDPVIISTGQTYDRSSISRWMDEGHCTCPKTGQILMNTRLVPNRALRNLIVQWCTAHGIHYDPPENTDSSVEAFAATMPSKAAIEANRATATLLIHQLANGSQGAKTVAARGIRLLAKTGRENRAFIAEAGAIPYLCELLSSTNSVAQENSVTAILNLSIYEKNKSRIMDEKGCLGSIVEVLRFGLTTEARENAAAALFSLSAVHDYKKRIADEEGAVEALAGLLRKGTPRGKKDAVTALFNLSTHTENCVRMIEAGAIAALVGALGKEGVAEEAAGALALIVRQPIGAKAVGEEEMAVAGLIGMMRCGTPRGKENAVAALLELCRSGGTDATEKVLKAPALAGLLQSLLFTGTKRARRKAASLARVFQRCGNYPLQFGGLGAGYAFAGNSAANRDPSFVSEVSVPVSISVSVL